One genomic segment of Hordeum vulgare subsp. vulgare chromosome 2H, MorexV3_pseudomolecules_assembly, whole genome shotgun sequence includes these proteins:
- the LOC123429209 gene encoding berberine bridge enzyme-like Cyn d 4, protein MARVALVLTICILGFSQSLATSSKSNHSDYFRCLSRKIPSQLVLTPSSPSFKPLLVSSIRNARLVAPATASPPLCIVTPTNASHVQDAVCCGRRHRVRVRVRSGGHDNEGLSYMPGRPSREKFAVIDLAKLNGVRVDARAATAWVDSGTTLGELYYRVATAEPGLGFPAGVCPTVGVGGLISGGGMGLMMRKHGLSADNVLDATMVDADGNLLEDKKAMGDDLFWAIRGGGGGNFGIVLSWKLRLVPVPPTVAFFDVTKTIDQGAVDAVTKWQTIAPALPDDLSVRVVVQKRQASFQSLHLGNCSAVVATMHSRFPELGLTLDDCLEMSWLQNKAYLYFGNASNNKPLEELLLNRSMTIGPFVKNKSDYVKKALTRDTWEKIFLWPDGGAVGQLILEPHGGMMSRIAAADTPFPYRSGVLYNVQYVEFWNGTGAAGMPNWLHGLYDFMAPYVSKKPRGAYVNYRDLDIGVNTVVGGVTSYESGKVWGERYFGPANFKRLTKIKHKVDASDYFRNEQSVPPLLLIRE, encoded by the coding sequence ATGGCGCGGGTAGCGCTCGTGCTCACAATTTGCATCTTGGGTTTCTCCCAATCCCTGGCAACGTCCTCCAAATCCAACCACAGCGACTACTTCCGGTGCCTCTCGAGGAAAATCCCCAGCCAGCTCGTGCTGACGCCCAGCTCGCCCTCCTTCAAGCCGCTCCTCGTGTCGTCCATCAGGAACGCGCGGCTGGTGGCGCCGGCGACGGCGAGCCCCCCGCTCTGCATCGTCACGCCCACCAACGCGTCGCACGTCCAGGACGCAGTGTGCTGCGGGCGCCGCCACAGGGTGCGCGTCCGCGTGCGCAGCGGCGGGCACGACAACGAGGGCCTCTCGTACATGCCGGGCCGTCCCAGCCGCGAAAAGTTCGCGGTGATCGACCTCGCCAAGCTCAACGGCGTGCGCGTGGACGCGCGCGCGGCCACCGCCTGGGTCGACTCCGGGACCACGCTCGGGGAGCTCTACTACCGCGTCGCTACGGCGGAGCCCGGGCTGGGTTTCCCGGCTGGCGTGTGCCCGACCGTCGGCGTGGGGGGCCTCATCAGCGGCGGCGGCATGGGCCTGATGATGCGCAAGCACGGCCTATCCGCTGACAACGTGCTCGACGCCACCATGGTCGACGCCGACGGGAACCTCCTGGAGGACAAGAAGGCCATGGGGGACGACCTCTTCTGGGCcatccgcggcggcggcggcgggaactTCGGCATCGTGCTGTCTTGGAAGCTGAGGCTCGTGCCGGTCCCACCCACGGTTGCCTTCTTCGATGTCACCAAGACCATAGACCAGGGCGCGGTCGACGCGGTGACCAAATGGCAAACCATCGCGCCGGCGCTCCCCGACGACCTGAGCGTACGTGTGGTCGTCCAAAAGCGTCAGGCCAGCTTCCAGTCCCTGCACCTCGGCAACTGCAGCGCGGTGGTGGCGACGATGCACAGCCGGTTCCCGGAGCTCGGATTAACCCTCGATGACTGCCTCGAAATGAGCTGGCTGCAGAACAAGGCGTACCTATACTTCGGCAATGCCAGCAACAACAAGCCgctggaggagctccttctcaacCGGTCCATGACCATTGGCCCCTTCGTCAAGAACAAGTCGGACTACGTCAAGAAAGCCCTCACCAGGGACACATGGGAGAAAATCTTCCTTTGGCCCGATGGCGGGGCGGTGGGGCAGCTCATCCTCGAGCCGCACGGCGGAATGATGAGCCGCATCGCCGCCGCCGACACGCCGTTCCCGTACCGGAGCGGCGTGCTCTACAACGTCCAGTACGTCGAGTTCTGGAACGGCACCGGGGCGGCGGGCATGCCGAACTGGCTCCACGGCCTGTACGACTTCATGGCGCCGTACGTGAGCAAGAAGCCTAGGGGTGCCTACGTGAACTACCGGGACCTCGACATCGGCGTGAACACGGTGGTCGGGGGCGTGACGAGCTACGAGAGTGGCAAGGTGTGGGGCGAGAGGTATTTCGGCCCTGCAAACTTTAAGAGACTCACCAAGATCAAGCACAAGGTGGATGCTAGCGACTACTTCCGGAACGAGCAGAGTGTGCCGCCACTTCTATTGATCAGGGAATGA
- the LOC123429210 gene encoding berberine bridge enzyme-like Cyn d 4, whose translation MASISLVVIICVLGFFVAAPSQASPSDHSDNDNDFLRCLSTDVPGQLVQAPSSPSFTPLLVSSIRNARLVAPATSRPPICIVTPTNASHVQAAVRCGRRHAVRVRVRSGGHDCEGLSYRSGSPKSEAFAVIDLANLHAVTVDPHEATAWVDSGAGIGELYYHVATAAPGLGFPAGVCPTIGVGGHFSGGGMGLMMRKHGLSADNVLDATMVDAQGNLLADKKAMGDDLFWAIRGGGGGNFGIVLSWKVRLVPVPPTVTFFKVPKTMEQGAVDAVTKWQTLAPALPDDLSVRVVVQNREANFQALHLGNCSAAVATMGSRFPELGVTTADCKEMSWLNYTAYIFFGDAINAKPLEALLLNRSMPLGRFVKNKSDYVKKPLTKETWDKIFQWPNGTATGQLVMEPHGGIMARISADGIPFPHRSSVLYNIQYVEFWNGTAAGGDVTPKWVGSLYEFMAPFVSKNPRGAYVNYRDLDIGTNKVVDGVTSYESGKVWGESYFGPENYRRLAKIKRTVDADDYFRSEQSMPPLSLSQ comes from the coding sequence ATGGCAAGCATTTCTCTCGTTGTCATAATTTGCGTCTTGGGCTTCTTCGTGGCCGCCCCCTCCCAGGCGTCGCCCTCCGACCacagcgacaacgacaacgacttcCTCCGCTGCCTCTCGACGGACGTCCCCGGCCAGCTCGTGCAGGCGCCGAGCTCGCCGTCCTTCACGCCGCTGCTGGTGTCCTCCATCAGGAACGCCAGGTTGGTGGCGCCGGCCACGTCGAGGCCCCCGATCTGCATCGTGACCCCGACCAACGCGTCCCATGTCCAGGCCGCCGTGCGCTGCGGGCGCCGCCACGCCGTGCGCGTCCGCGTGCGCAGCGGCGGGCACGACTGCGAGGGCCTCTCGTACCGGTCGGGCAGCCCCAAGAGCGAGGCGTTCGCCGTCATCGACCTCGCCAACCTCCACGCCGTCACCGTCGACCCGCACGAGGCCACCGCGTGGGTCGATTCCGGGGCGGGGATCGGGGAGCTCTACTACCATGTCGCCACGGCTGCGCCTGGGCTGGGCTTCCCGGCTGGCGTGTGCCCGACCATCGGCGTGGGGGGCCACTTCAGCGGCGGCGGCATGGGCCTGATGATGCGCAAGCACGGTCTGTCCGCCGACAACGTGCTCGACGCCACCATGGTCGACGCCCAAGGGAACCTCCTGGCGGACAAGAAGGCCATGGGGGACGACCTCTTCTGGGCcatccgcggcggcggcggcgggaactTCGGCATCGTGCTGTCCTGGAAGGTGAGGCTGGTGCCGGTCCCACCCACTGTGACCTTCTTCAAAGTGCCCAAGACCATGGAACAGGGCGCCGTGGACGCGGTCACCAAATGGCAAACGCTCGCGCCGGCGCTCCCCGACGACCTCAGCGTACGCGTCGTCGTGCAGAACCGTGAGGCCAACTTCCAGGCCCTGCACCTCGGCAACTGCAGCGCGGCGGTGGCCACGATGGGGAGCCGGTTCCCGGAGCTCGGGGTGACGACCGCCGACTGCAAGGAGATGAGCTGGCTGAACTACACGGCGTACATATTCTTCGGCGACGCCATCAACGCCAAGCCGCTGGAGGCGCTCCTCCTCAACCGGTCCATGCCCCTGGGTCGCTTCGTCAAGAACAAGTCCGACTACGTCAAGAAACCGCTCACCAAGGAGACGTGGGACAAGATCTTCCAATGGCCCAACGGCACCGCCACCGGGCAGCTCGTCATGGAGCCGCACGGCGGAATAATGGCCCGAATATCCGCCGACGGCATCCCGTTCCCGCACCGGAGCAGCGTGCTCTACAACATCCAGTACGTGGAGTTCTGGAACGGCACAGCCGCCGGAGGCGACGTTACGCCGAAATGGGTGGGGAGCCTGTACGAGTTCATGGCGCCGTTCGTGAGCAAGAACCCGAGGGGCGCTTACGTGAACTACCGGGACCTCGACATCGGCACGAACAAGGTGGTCGACGGCGTGACGAGCTATGAAAGTGGCAAGGTGTGGGGCGAGAGTTATTTCGGCCCGGAAAACTATAGGAGACTCGCCAAGATCAAGCGCACGGTGGACGCCGACGATTACTTCCGGAGCGAGCAGAGCATGCCACCACTTTCCTTGAGCCAGTAG
- the LOC123429211 gene encoding berberine bridge enzyme-like Cyn d 4 has product MANIALVLTVCLLGFYAPAPSLASSSNNNNDDDFLQCLSTNIPSQLVLTPTSPSFTPLLVSSIRNARLVAPAKANPPLCIVTPTNASHVQAVVRCGRRHSVRVRVRSGGHDNEGLSYRSTTPNGEKFAVIDLAKLHAIHVNPHKATAWVETGATTGELYYRVATAAPGLGFPASVCPTVGVGGIISGGGIGLMMRKYGLSADNVLDASMVDAKGNLLANKKAMGDDLFWAIRGGGGGNFGIVLSWKLRLVPVPPKVTFFKVAKTMEQGAVDAVTKWQTLAPALPDDLSVRVVIQKSKATFQSLYLGNCSTVVATMHSRFPELGVTTADCKEMSWLQYTAYIYFGDAINSKPLEALLLNRSMTLGPFVKNKSDYVKKALTKETLEKIFLWPNGAGSGQLILEPHGGVMGRIAADETPFPHRRGVLYNIQYVELWNFNGAPGGEVTPNWIGSLYDFMTPYVSKNPRRAYVNYRDLDMGVNKVVDGVTCYVTARMWGERYFGPANFWRLSNVKRKVDASDYFRNEQSVPPLSI; this is encoded by the coding sequence ATGGCAAACATAGCGCTCGTGCTCACGGTTTGCCTCTTGGGCTTCTACGCGCCCGCCCCTTCCCTGGCGTCgtcctccaacaacaacaacgacgacgacttccTCCAGTGCCTCTCGACCAACATCCCCAGCCAGCTCGTGCTGACGCCGACCTCGCCGTCGTTCACGCCGCTCCTGGTCTCGTCCATCAGGAACGCCAGGTTGGTGGCGCCGGCGAAGGCGAACCCTCCGCTGTGCATCGTGACGCCCACAAACGCGTCGCACGTCCAGGCCGTCGTGCGCTGCGGGCGCCGCCACAGCGTGCGCGTCCGCGTGCGCAGCGGCGGGCACGACAACGAGGGCCTCTCGTATCGATCGACCACCCCCAACGGCGAGAAGTTCGCGGTGATCGACCTCGCCAAGCTCCACGCCATCCATGTCAACCCACATAAGGCCACCGCGTGGGTCGAGACCGGGGCGACGACCGGAGAGCTATACTACCGGGTCGCCACGGCGGCTCCAGGGCTGGGCTTCCCGGCTAGCGTGTGCCCGACGGTTGGCGTGGGGGGTATCATCAGCGGCGGAGGCATTGGCCTCATGATGCGCAAGTATGGCCTCTCGGCCGACAACGTCCTCGACGCCAGCATGGTCGACGCCAAGGGGAACCTGCTGGCGAACAAGAAGGCCATGGGGGACGACCTCTTCTGGGCCatccggggcggcggcggcgggaactTCGGCATCGTGCTGTCGTGGAAGCTGAGGCTCGTGCCCGTTCCACCCAAGGTGACTTTCTTCAAAGTGGCCAAGACCATGGAACAGGGCGCGGTCGACGCGGTGACCAAATGGCAAACGCTCGCGCCGGCGCTCCCGGACGACCTCAGCGTGCGTGTCGTCATCCAGAAGAGTAAGGCCACCTTCCAGTCCCTGTACCTCGGCAACTGCAGCACGGTGGTGGCGACGATGCACAGCCGGTTCCCGGAGCTGGGCGTGACGACCGCCGACTGCAAGGAGATGAGCTGGCTGCAGTACACGGCGTACATATACTTCGGCGACGCCATCAACAGCAAGCCGTTGGAGGCGCTCCTCCTCAACCGCTCCATGACCCTAGGCCCCTTCGTGAAGAACAAGTCGGACTACGTGAAGAAAGCCCTCACCAAGGAGACCTTGGAGAAGATCTTCCTCTGGCCCAACGGCGCGGGGTCGGGGCAGCTCATCCTCGAGCCGCACGGCGGAGTAATGGGCCGCATCGCCGCCGACGAAACCCCGTTCCCGCACCGGCGCGGCGTGCTCTACAACATACAGTACGTGGAGCTATGGAACTTCAATGGGGCGCCCGGGGGCGAGGTTACGCCGAACTGGATCGGGAGCTTATACGATTTCATGACGCCGTACGTGAGCAAGAACCCGAGGCGAGCGTACGTCAACTACCGGGACCTCGACATGGGCGTGAACAAGGTGGTCGACGGGGTCACGTGCTACGTGACTGCCAGGATGTGGGGCGAGAGGTATTTCGGCCCGGCAAACTTTTGGAGGCTTAGCAACGTCAAGCGCAAGGTGGACGCCAGCGACTACTTCCGGAACGAGCAAAGCGTGCCGCCACTTAGCATTTGA